The genomic DNA tctatatctatctatatatatatatatatatatgtatatatatagatatagatatatatgtatatatatatatatatatataattatatatatatatatatatgtatgtatatatatatatatatatttatatatatatatatatatatatataaatatatatacatgtatatagatatatatatatatatatgtatatatatatatatatatatgtgtgtgtgtacttttacttttgagaaacatataaggtctgtgtcttcttcaattgcacaaaaaataggcttattgagaaagtcttttaagattttcagtgatcaatctattatgaagaagtgttttaattctttcattctaccttgttttgggtattgttctcctgtctggtgttcagctgctgattctcatcttaatttgttggacagaaacttacggtctattaaatttcttattcctgatctagatattaatctcctgcaccgtctttcaattacttcattatgcatgttgccaaagatttttcataactctgaccatcctttacattcagatctccctggacaattctatcctgttcgttatactaggcaggaagttaattctaatagccaggccttctccatcacgaggctcaatactacgcagtactctagaagttttgttccagctgttaccaaattgcggaatgatcttcctaatcgggtggttgaatcagtagaacttcaaaagttcaaagttggagcaaatgcatttttgttgaccaggcggacatgagtctttttatagtttatttatgacatacagtatttgcttttgatgttgttaatagtttatatatgacatgtctgttttgacgttgttacttattttagaatgatttattgttaatttgttcccttcatttattatttccttttttcctttcctcacttggctatttttcctgttggagccctgggcttatagaatcttgcttttccaactagggttgtagattggatagtaatattatatatatatatatatatatatatctatatatatatatatatatatatacatatatatatatatataaatatatatatatatatatatatatacatatatatatataatataaatatatatatatatatatacatatatatatatatatatataaatatatatatatatatatatatatgtatatatatatatatatatatctacatatatgtatatatatatatatatatatatttatatatatatgtgtgtatatatatatatatatacacatatatatacatatatatatatatatatatatacatatatatatgtatatatatatatatatatatacatatatacacacacacacacacacatatatatatatatatatatacatatatatatgtagatatatatatatatatatatatgtatatgtatatatatatatatatacatatatatatgtatacatacatatatatatatatatatatatgtatgtatacatatatatatatatatatacatatatatatatatatatgtatatatatatatatatatatatacatatatatatatatatatatataaacaaacaggaaaagttacaaaactgaaaaaaaagttgacaactgccatttaaataagggctactaaagaaatttaccctggcaAGAGACTTCAATGCAtacagggcacctaaccaacctaatattattagagataatatcttttctgcctcagttttaatgatattagttcacaatatatatatatatatatatatacatatatatgtatatatatatatatataccacacacacacacacatatatatatatatatatatatacatatatatatgtagatatatatatatatatatatatgtatatgtatatatatatatatatatacatatatatatgtatacatacatatatatatatatatatatatcatatatatatatatatatatatacatacatatatatatatatatatatatacatatatatatatatatatatatataaacaaacaggaaaagttacaaaactgaaaaaaaagttgacaactgccatttaaataagggctactaaagaaatttaccctggcaAGAGACTTCAATGCAtacagggcacctaaccaacctaatattattagagataatatcttttctgcctcagttttaatgatattagttcacaaacgataaaACTAAACTAATGAATTgaatagtcatcttttaattaaattctaagttaatgtaaagtgggttccaaatatctgatcagcatataactgccatgaaatattattttttcagtataatataaagcttgaaaattattcaaaccagttaattacctatattaataattaaataataaaatatatactaatagaagtataattgttacaaatacctataaagataacccacacactaatacaggggatattaatcaaagattagcacagaATACGCttctgataaaaatcatgtaggaagccccgtctttatatatgatgtggctAAGTCGTGAACTGGAGGTGAACGATGcttgaacgatgcgtgaacgatgcggaatgatgctgAAAGATACGGAAAGATGaggtgaacgtgtcgtgaacttatcgtgaactagtcgtgccaattcgtgccatgtcgtaaacgtggcgtgaacttgtcgtgaactatgcttgaacgtgtcgtgaacttatcATGAACAGTgggggaacctcccagtgcgtgccacaaacgtggcacgcactggcacgcattttgcatgccagtgcgtgccagaaatgcgtgcaagtgttagGGGGGCATTAGAtatattgtaggttacacaattacgggttgaagtaattggGGAACCAACAAAAACCTCACCGACAAAATCCCCACCGACAAAATCCCCACTGaaaaaacccccacccgacataacccccacccgacataacccccacatgacaaaacccccacatgacaaaaaccccacctgaCAAAAAATTTTCTTAGTACCTATTATcattaaactactgcttacaaaaaaTTGACAAAGTACCTTTTACCaaataaactactgcttacagaaaatctatcaagaatttcttacgACAATTATGGAAAAGGGAGAGGAACTAGGGTTAGATATGAATCCTGTTACTACGATGTCAGACTTCAAAAAATCTCttttaaatgtaattgaaaatatattaggaCCTCATATTCATATTAAATCATACTTTTATCATCTGACACAGAATACATGGAGGAAAGTACAAAGCTTAGGACTAAGCAATGTTTAAAAAGCAAGATGAATCTACTAGGCATTTTTATGGAATGATTAATGGACTAGCTTTTCCTTAAATTGAATTGCCCAACCCATCTTGAACCtctattgaaatattttgattctgtttatGTGACGGGTACTTTATCTCTGAACAAAAGGCTTTTAAAggtttgtgtaatcttatcttttttaataaatacttttaaaactgttaattttgataccttttgtttttagtaaagcatTTATAAATCAACTTTTGTTTGATAGAGATActgaatatgcatatttaaaatagtTTAAGCTACCATCATgccgaaaattttcataaataggtaaagaaataaaaacaatgaccgactataactgaaattttgcaaatttagtttttgtcgggtggggtttttgtcatgtggggattttgtcgggtggggtttttgtcatgtggggattttgtcgggtgggggttatgccGTGTGGGGGTtatgtcagtgggggtttcgtcggtgggggttttctcgggtgggggttttgtcaagCATTCGAGgtaattggcctcataggtacTACTTCCTTGTGGGAAAGAGATGGAAAAAAGCCTGAAATTTGTTgcacaactcgggataatctttcAAGAGGAGATAAtttaacatcttattgtaagttgcttgccatcgtttaagtggatccgttgttagtttcttgtatgtagattcgtcacttgataaaaaattcatttttttctctaaagtAAGCTAAATAAATGTCCGTTTTCATATATTGGgggatattttatttatcataaatacactggaaattgaagctgttttaattcagacttctaataattatataatatatatatatatatatatatatatatatataattctaaattgaaTAACTTTTTGAATAATACTACAAAAAACAATGTAACTGTTGTTAAagaattgttaaacgatgtaaacaaaccaccggaaatgctgttaatgttcgctTCGACTTGAACCGGCTTTTTATCTCtaacgaacctttctgtacctctttttcaaaatttgtatgtgtgtgtgtatatatatataaattatttatatatatatatacatatataaatatatatatatatatatatatacatgtatatgtatatttaaatatgcatatatatatatatatatatatgtatattatatgtatattatatatatatatatatatatatttataatatatatatatacatatattaatatgtatgtatatatatatatatatatatataaatatatatatatatatatataaatatatatatatatatatatatatatataatttatatatgtaatttatatatatatatatatatatataaaatatatatacatatatataatttatatataatatatataaatatatatatatatatatatatatacatacatatatatatatatatatatatatacatatatatatatatatatatatgtgtgtgtggtgtgtgtgtgttgttgttatatataatatatatataatatgtgtgtgtgtgtgtgtgtgtgtgtttgtgtgtgtgtgttagtatctgGCCGGCTGAgtttcgaaccctagtccgagATACTTGTATGACTTTGACCATACCATTccaagtcaattacaattcttcttaaCGTATACTTGCCGAACTaagtttttttgtacttataattgaaatcaacccatcttcaccattttagCTAATTTGGTTAatgatttattttgcacatttaattATGCCATTTATACATTAAGGTATGGTttctcttaatgacctctggaGCAGTCCCCCATGCCAAATCATTGAAAGACCATAGTATCTGACCGGACGGGTTTGGAccactgccggtccatactaatttcaggaAGATCGGGAGTAAATGCCGAAGATACAGTTGGCcttgaacccaatccgtcaccctgctgcctgtgACTTTATCAAGATTTGTGGGGGTCTTTACTCCACActtaaagttctcattactccaccaagtttttTCATCGACTAAAACAAGTAAATCCATTGGAACCTATaaattactaagatataccgcctgaAAAATGAATAATGATCATCAATATGACACTTGTAAAATtacagtatttataattatatgttttttctatttattcttgcTGTAAATaaggtgtgtgtacgtgtgtatgttgggggggggggggcaacaaggAAGGAACCTTTTGCAGTTTTTTATGACGATGAAGAAGATTCTCCCTagaaagtcttattattattatctcaatttCTTCTCTGCAATCACTTTTAAGCCTTGTACCATGACCCTCCTCCCCATTTCGAAAGTCCTTTCATTCACCCATCtaaccatccatccatccatccatcatgTAGTCCAATGTAATGTCTCTTTTCTTCACACTCCTTTCATCCATCTGCAAAGTTTTCCTCATGAAAGATTTCCCTCGCCTCAGAAGTGTTTTGGGTGGAGGCTCTAAGGGATAATTTATAGATCAAGCTAGAAATCTAAAAATTTATCaattaagatagagagagagagagagagagagagagagagagagagagagagagagagattacgtttaTTAAAAACATGATGACGATCAAATATTACATCAGGAGTAAATCAGAACCAAGTAACAAATCTTTCTGAAAACAGAAACTAAATGATATCAAATATTCTCAGGTCGTTTTGAGCAGTAATCCTGAAAGAGTCACAAGACGACAACTGATGAGGAGTTCGTAAACATACTAAAGCATTCCATGCTTGATAATACAATAATCGTCTGCAATCATTTCAGTCACAGAGAAAAAGCATAATGTCGATTatcattgtggtatatatatatatatagctttgttcATTCTACAATTGCAGTAAAAACCAGAAAATCAACTTAACTGCACGAgcaacaaacacactcacacgcgtatgtgtgtgtacactttTGAAGGTCACCCCATGCAAGGGGAGGAGCTTGAATAGAAACCTCGTTATACGGAAAAAGGATTGATAAATCGTATAAACTAGTTATACATTGTATTTCTTAGTATTCAAATGTCATATTCTTATTCATTGTAACATATTTCACGTTAACAGGATATATACAAAGATTCGTTTAATGGATTAAAAAACGGTTATGTATTACCAGCGAGCTCACTGGAACGCAGAACGAAAGGATTTAGAATCAGTGAATTGGAATATTTGTTAAAGAAGGTAACACTTTTAACATGTATATTCTATTCGATAACATGTATTTTAGATACTATATTTAGATTGAAAATATGTGTTTATCAGGATATAATTACGGAAATGGACAATGGGAGTAAACCAAACGTCTCCATTTGGTTGTTGTCATAGGACCGAGGAGAAAGAAGGCTCTTTCACCTCCCCTTAAGTCCAAAGGTCGAACTTTATCAACCAAACGACGGgacgattttgttgttgttgatgtcgttTTTGCTGTTGTTTGAGGTATAATTGTGCTTTTCGTTATTGCAaggtatatatatgtggtgtgggGGACGGGTGTCTGGGGTTTGGGGAAGATGAGTTTGGGGTAGGggaagaggtgtatgaggtgtgggaggGGTTTATGGGGTGTGCGGAAGAGGTGCATGGGGGGGTTTGGGAGAAGTGTATGAGGTGTGGTGGAAAGGTGGATTTGGTGTGAggaagaggtgtatgaggtgtggtgGAGAGGGGCATAGAGTGTTGGGGAGACATGTATGGTGTTTGGGAGAGGTGAGTGGGGTGTTGGAGTGAGGTGCGTGGGGTGTGAAAGAGGTATATGGGGGTGTCAGGGAGTTGTAAAATTTTGTGGGAAAGGTGCATGGGATGTAGGGGAGAGATGTGTGTGGTGTAGGGGAGACGTGCATAGGGGAGTGGGAGAGGTGTATGTGGTGATGGAGAGGTATATGAGGTGTGGGAGAGAGGTGCATGGGATATAGGGGGAGAGATGAATGGGGTGTAGGGGACACTagcatggggtgtgggagaggtgtatggggtgtagGGGAGActtgcatggggtgtgggagaggtgtatggggtgtagGGGTGActtgcatggggtgtgggagaggtgtattGAGTGTTGGGGAGAGTTATATGGGGTGTGGAGAAGATGTGTACGG from Palaemon carinicauda isolate YSFRI2023 chromosome 34, ASM3689809v2, whole genome shotgun sequence includes the following:
- the LOC137626826 gene encoding uncharacterized protein, which translates into the protein MQVTPTPHTPLPHPMQVSPTPHTPLPHPMLVSPTPHSSLPLYPMHLSPTPHIPLHHHIHLSHSPMHVSPTPHTSLPYIPCTFPTKFYNSLTPPYTSFTPHAPHSNTPLTSPKHHTCLPNTLCPSPPHLIHLFLTPNPPFHHTSYTSPKPPHAPLPHTP